In the Sediminibacter sp. Hel_I_10 genome, one interval contains:
- a CDS encoding DUF6428 family protein: MKLSQIKAQLTQLDKIAFQLPNGDLVPNHFHVTEVGKITKHFIDCGGTERKEEVANFQLWNANDYDHRLHPSKLLNIIELSEKILEIGDLEVEVEYQADTIGKFGLDFDGNNFLLTSKQTDCLAKDQCGIPTEKPKMKLSDIQTATSCAPDSGCC; this comes from the coding sequence ATGAAATTATCACAAATCAAAGCCCAACTTACGCAGTTGGATAAAATCGCCTTCCAACTACCAAATGGCGATTTGGTTCCAAATCACTTCCACGTTACCGAAGTGGGCAAAATCACAAAACATTTCATTGATTGTGGCGGAACCGAAAGAAAAGAGGAAGTTGCCAATTTTCAACTGTGGAACGCAAACGATTATGACCACAGGTTGCACCCCAGCAAACTGTTGAACATCATCGAGCTTTCCGAAAAAATATTGGAAATAGGCGATTTGGAAGTTGAAGTAGAATACCAAGCAGATACGATTGGAAAATTCGGACTCGATTTCGACGGAAACAATTTCTTGCTGACATCCAAACAAACCGACTGTTTGGCTAAAGACCAATGTGGTATTCCTACAGAAAAACCTAAAATGAAATTATCCGACATTCAAACCGCAACTTCTTGCGCACCAGATAGCGGTTGTTGCTAA
- a CDS encoding helix-turn-helix transcriptional regulator, translating to MGLAKTEMFTDQQNQISVFAKAFGHPARVAILQHLFKIDACFCGDLVKEIGLAQPTISQHLKELKYLGLIKGTVEGTSVCYCIDTENWTEMKDIMTEFLGQDLLPKDECC from the coding sequence ATGGGATTAGCCAAAACGGAAATGTTCACAGACCAGCAAAACCAAATTTCGGTTTTTGCAAAAGCATTTGGACATCCCGCCAGAGTGGCAATCCTGCAACATCTTTTCAAAATTGATGCTTGTTTTTGTGGCGATTTAGTAAAGGAAATCGGTTTAGCACAACCGACAATTTCACAACACCTGAAGGAACTAAAATATTTAGGCTTGATAAAAGGAACAGTTGAAGGAACAAGTGTTTGCTATTGCATAGACACCGAAAACTGGACGGAAATGAAAGATATTATGACCGAATTTCTGGGGCAAGATTTGTTGCCAAAAGATGAATGTTGTTAA
- a CDS encoding N-acetylmuramoyl-L-alanine amidase yields MKKVLKNVSFVILLLKMCIIIGQETTAQKRIVIDVGHGGKDAGAIGINGIQEKDVVLSIANEILRLNNNLEKPLDIYLTRYSDTLISLSNRTKLAKALKADLFVSLHCNHSDNPDAKGIEVYALRKQERFSKESVFAGYKIERALCKTIGYESRGVKFANFQVLRETTEYCPAILMELGFLSNIDEAQYLMRKENVLAIALSILKKL; encoded by the coding sequence ATGAAAAAAGTGCTCAAAAACGTCAGTTTCGTGATTTTGCTTCTAAAAATGTGCATCATTATTGGACAGGAAACGACTGCTCAAAAAAGAATTGTAATTGACGTTGGACACGGTGGAAAAGATGCTGGCGCAATTGGCATAAACGGCATCCAAGAAAAGGATGTGGTTTTGTCCATTGCAAATGAAATTTTGAGGTTAAATAACAACTTGGAAAAACCACTCGATATTTATTTGACCAGGTATAGTGATACGCTCATTTCTTTATCTAACCGGACTAAGCTGGCCAAAGCTTTAAAAGCGGATTTATTTGTGTCGTTGCATTGCAATCATTCGGATAATCCAGATGCGAAAGGAATAGAGGTTTATGCTTTGAGAAAACAAGAAAGGTTCTCGAAGGAATCGGTATTTGCAGGCTATAAAATTGAAAGAGCCCTTTGTAAAACAATAGGCTATGAAAGTAGAGGTGTGAAGTTTGCAAACTTTCAGGTGCTGAGGGAAACGACAGAGTATTGTCCTGCGATACTAATGGAATTGGGTTTTTTAAGCAATATAGATGAAGCTCAGTATTTAATGAGAAAAGAAAATGTTCTCGCCATTGCGCTATCAATTTTAAAGAAATTATAA